A window from Littorina saxatilis isolate snail1 linkage group LG9, US_GU_Lsax_2.0, whole genome shotgun sequence encodes these proteins:
- the LOC138976039 gene encoding uncharacterized protein isoform X2: MAPKESPELVSVLLFDIEGRVLLRNWDNRGLWLPTEAKQESETLASTAQKIADTFFDRKIHVRTLLKTHFTRFANAPPAIHITFWAGPVDTAAIATVDGSQWLTVEEMRQNLEGGHNPGILGLEPIKLFNQVKDLKEGQGLGIGEAVIEHIDTSAETSQTTPQEALLKSAKLGKKEQDLLYQEFHQVCQPSHYMNLSTFTSYITTLKGARAQTVEGFFRAFDVHHRHVLTFREVLLGLATLEPCTQHGGMPAEMRCRYMFRYYDTNIDGFLQFEEFKHMVRDIREHKGLPNDEASLMEDALNSAKLFGEETQDKLPSAEFLSAVGTLKFRGTSILFRLAQSCVTHLKRRDSSPCSDSDSGDEPPTKKQRPKLIDSKKNKAPTDNGELGVFKQPEGRAPTSQGKSAKYELATHTVRVRRTGSLAEVMALWDLQGTSAISGSAMHHLEGDISRIQRMPSIDSFNQRSHANEMLSGLRYFERPVKGDAGTQKPAFDWGQVDRSALARCLLTLCRHVKEELAEEPRLLKLRSPTYILGDIHGNYADLVSFEKALWRLGPVLTPATFLFLGDYVDRGDYGVEVVAYLFAQKMLAPQKFFLLRGNHELRSVQEMFHFKSECLEKFGDDIGLQVWDAVNDCFDVMPIAATVDDKVFCVHGGIPSPENEGGGHLEAINKIPVPLPDPEVDSPMAWEILWSDPISIDLVTPETMKDMKEHQGFTFNSRRGTAHFFSCNALFAFLERNGLSHVIRAHEVQEVGFQVQQQGKLLTVFSSSRYCGGANDAACVLADNFKLRMIRIDTT, from the exons TTCTTCGATCGCAAAATACATGTGCGAACGTTGCTGAAAACACACTTCACACGGTTTGCTAATGCTCCGCCTGCAATTCATATCACCTTCTGGGCTGGTCCTGTGGATACTGCTGCCATTGCAACG GTGGATGGCTCTCAATGGCTGACAGTGGAAGAGATGCGACAGAACCTGGAAGGGGGACACAACCCCGGTATCCTGGGGTTAGAACCAATCAAACTCTTCAACCAGGTCAAAGACCTCAAAGAGG GCCAGGGACTTGGTATTGGAGAAGCCGTGATTGAACACATTGACACGTCAGCTGAGACGTCACAAACAACCCCACAGGAAGCTCTGCTCAAGTCCGCCAAACTAGGAAAGAaag AACAAGACCTGTTGTACCAGGAGTTCCACCAGGTGTGTCAGCCCAGCCACTACATGAATCTCTCCACCTTCACCTCTTACATCACCACCCTCAAGGGCGCTCGGGCACAGACCGTGGAAGGCTTCTTCAG GGCTTTTGACGTTCACCATCGCCACGTGCTGACCTTCAGAGAGGTGTTGCTGGGTCTGGCAACCTTGGAGCCGTGCACACAGCACGGTGGAATGCCGGCCGAGATGAGGTGTCGCTACATGTTCAGGTATTACGACACCAACATCGATGGCTTCCTGCAGTTTGAAGAGTTCAA GCACATGGTGCGAGACATTCGTGAACACAAGGGCCTGCCCAACGATGAAGCGTCCTTGATGGAAGATGCCTTAAACAGCGCCAA GTTATTTGGAGAGGAGACCCAAGATAAACTCCCCAGTGCAGAGTTTCTGTCGGCAGTTGGAACACTCAAGTTTCGTGGAACGTCAATTCTGTTTCGTCTGGCACAGTCCTGTGTCACACACCTCAAGAG ACGAGACTCCAGTCCCTGCAGTGATAGCGACAGTGGAGATGAACCTCCCACTAAGAAGCAGCGTCCCAAACTCATTGACTCCAAAAAAAACAAGGCACCAACTGATAATG GTGAACTAGGTGTGTTCAAACAGCCCGAGGGCAGAGCACCCACCTCACAGGGGAAATCAGCCAAGTATGAGCTGGCGACACACACTGTGCGCGTACGGAGGACAGGATCTCTTGCAGAAGTTATGGCCCTTTGGGACCTCCAag GTACCTCTGCAATCAGCGGCAGTGCAATGCATCACCTTGAGGGGGACATCTCACGCATCCAGCGCATGCCATCCATAGACTCTTTCAATCAG agaTCTCATGCCAATGAAATGTTGTCAGGTTTGCGTTACTTTGAGCGACCAGTGAAAGGAGATGCAGGCACTCAAAAG CCGGCCTTTGACTGGGGTCAGGTGGACAGGTCGGCATTAGCCCGATGTCTGTTGACGCTGTGTCGACATGTCAAGGAGGAACTGGCAGAGGAGCCAAGGCTTCTCAAGTTACGCTCACCCACCTACATTCTCG GTGACATTCACGGAAACTACGCAGACCTGGTGTCGTTTGAGAAAGCTCTGTGGCGGCTAGGCCCCGTGCTGACACCGGCAACGTTCCTCTTCCTGGGAGACTACGTGGACAGGGGGGACTATGGGGTGGAG GTGGTTGCCTACCTGTTCGCCCAGAAGATGTTGGCCCCTCAAAAGTTCTTCCTGCTTCGAGGAAATCATGAGTTGCGCTCTGTCCAGGAAATGTTCCATTTCAAATC GGAGTGCCTGGAGAAGTTTGGGGATGACATAGGATTACAGGTGTGGGATGCTGTCAACGATTGTTTTGATGTCATGCCCATCGCCGCCACTGTGGATGACAAG GTGTTCTGCGTGCACGGTGGCATCCCTAGTCCAGAGAACGAGGGAGGGGGCCACCTGGAAGCCATCAACAAGATCCCTGTACCCCTGCCTGACCCCGAGGTGGACAGTCCCATGGCCTGGGAAATACTGTGGAGTGACCCCATCAG CATTGATCTGGTGACCCCAGAGACCATGAAAGACATGAAAGAACACCAGGGGTTCACCTTCAACAGCCGTCGCGGCACAGCGCACTTCTTCAGCTGCAACGCTCTCTTCGCCTTCCTGGAGCGTAACGGTCTGTCGCACGTCATCAGGGCTCATGAAGTGCAGGAGGTGGGCTTCCAG GTGCAGCAGCAAGGCAAACTACTTACAGTATTCTCGTCGTCTCGTTATTGTGGCGGTGCTAACGATGCCGCGTGCGTCTTGGCCGATAACTTCAAGTTACGCATGATTCGCATCGATACCACATGA
- the LOC138976039 gene encoding uncharacterized protein isoform X1 codes for MAPKESPELVSVLLFDIEGRVLLRNWDNRGLWLPTEAKQESETLASTAQKIADTFFDRKIHVRTLLKTHFTRFANAPPAIHITFWAGPVDTAAIATVDGSQWLTVEEMRQNLEGGHNPGILGLEPIKLFNQVKDLKEGQGLGIGEAVIEHIDTSAETSQTTPQEALLKSAKLGKKEQDLLYQEFHQVCQPSHYMNLSTFTSYITTLKGARAQTVEGFFRAFDVHHRHVLTFREVLLGLATLEPCTQHGGMPAEMRCRYMFRYYDTNIDGFLQFEEFKHMVRDIREHKGLPNDEASLMEDALNSAKLFGEETQDKLPSAEFLSAVGTLKFRGTSILFRLAQSCVTHLKREDQPKRRDSSPCSDSDSGDEPPTKKQRPKLIDSKKNKAPTDNGELGVFKQPEGRAPTSQGKSAKYELATHTVRVRRTGSLAEVMALWDLQGTSAISGSAMHHLEGDISRIQRMPSIDSFNQRSHANEMLSGLRYFERPVKGDAGTQKPAFDWGQVDRSALARCLLTLCRHVKEELAEEPRLLKLRSPTYILGDIHGNYADLVSFEKALWRLGPVLTPATFLFLGDYVDRGDYGVEVVAYLFAQKMLAPQKFFLLRGNHELRSVQEMFHFKSECLEKFGDDIGLQVWDAVNDCFDVMPIAATVDDKVFCVHGGIPSPENEGGGHLEAINKIPVPLPDPEVDSPMAWEILWSDPISIDLVTPETMKDMKEHQGFTFNSRRGTAHFFSCNALFAFLERNGLSHVIRAHEVQEVGFQVQQQGKLLTVFSSSRYCGGANDAACVLADNFKLRMIRIDTT; via the exons TTCTTCGATCGCAAAATACATGTGCGAACGTTGCTGAAAACACACTTCACACGGTTTGCTAATGCTCCGCCTGCAATTCATATCACCTTCTGGGCTGGTCCTGTGGATACTGCTGCCATTGCAACG GTGGATGGCTCTCAATGGCTGACAGTGGAAGAGATGCGACAGAACCTGGAAGGGGGACACAACCCCGGTATCCTGGGGTTAGAACCAATCAAACTCTTCAACCAGGTCAAAGACCTCAAAGAGG GCCAGGGACTTGGTATTGGAGAAGCCGTGATTGAACACATTGACACGTCAGCTGAGACGTCACAAACAACCCCACAGGAAGCTCTGCTCAAGTCCGCCAAACTAGGAAAGAaag AACAAGACCTGTTGTACCAGGAGTTCCACCAGGTGTGTCAGCCCAGCCACTACATGAATCTCTCCACCTTCACCTCTTACATCACCACCCTCAAGGGCGCTCGGGCACAGACCGTGGAAGGCTTCTTCAG GGCTTTTGACGTTCACCATCGCCACGTGCTGACCTTCAGAGAGGTGTTGCTGGGTCTGGCAACCTTGGAGCCGTGCACACAGCACGGTGGAATGCCGGCCGAGATGAGGTGTCGCTACATGTTCAGGTATTACGACACCAACATCGATGGCTTCCTGCAGTTTGAAGAGTTCAA GCACATGGTGCGAGACATTCGTGAACACAAGGGCCTGCCCAACGATGAAGCGTCCTTGATGGAAGATGCCTTAAACAGCGCCAA GTTATTTGGAGAGGAGACCCAAGATAAACTCCCCAGTGCAGAGTTTCTGTCGGCAGTTGGAACACTCAAGTTTCGTGGAACGTCAATTCTGTTTCGTCTGGCACAGTCCTGTGTCACACACCTCAAGAG GGAGGATCAGCCTAAACG ACGAGACTCCAGTCCCTGCAGTGATAGCGACAGTGGAGATGAACCTCCCACTAAGAAGCAGCGTCCCAAACTCATTGACTCCAAAAAAAACAAGGCACCAACTGATAATG GTGAACTAGGTGTGTTCAAACAGCCCGAGGGCAGAGCACCCACCTCACAGGGGAAATCAGCCAAGTATGAGCTGGCGACACACACTGTGCGCGTACGGAGGACAGGATCTCTTGCAGAAGTTATGGCCCTTTGGGACCTCCAag GTACCTCTGCAATCAGCGGCAGTGCAATGCATCACCTTGAGGGGGACATCTCACGCATCCAGCGCATGCCATCCATAGACTCTTTCAATCAG agaTCTCATGCCAATGAAATGTTGTCAGGTTTGCGTTACTTTGAGCGACCAGTGAAAGGAGATGCAGGCACTCAAAAG CCGGCCTTTGACTGGGGTCAGGTGGACAGGTCGGCATTAGCCCGATGTCTGTTGACGCTGTGTCGACATGTCAAGGAGGAACTGGCAGAGGAGCCAAGGCTTCTCAAGTTACGCTCACCCACCTACATTCTCG GTGACATTCACGGAAACTACGCAGACCTGGTGTCGTTTGAGAAAGCTCTGTGGCGGCTAGGCCCCGTGCTGACACCGGCAACGTTCCTCTTCCTGGGAGACTACGTGGACAGGGGGGACTATGGGGTGGAG GTGGTTGCCTACCTGTTCGCCCAGAAGATGTTGGCCCCTCAAAAGTTCTTCCTGCTTCGAGGAAATCATGAGTTGCGCTCTGTCCAGGAAATGTTCCATTTCAAATC GGAGTGCCTGGAGAAGTTTGGGGATGACATAGGATTACAGGTGTGGGATGCTGTCAACGATTGTTTTGATGTCATGCCCATCGCCGCCACTGTGGATGACAAG GTGTTCTGCGTGCACGGTGGCATCCCTAGTCCAGAGAACGAGGGAGGGGGCCACCTGGAAGCCATCAACAAGATCCCTGTACCCCTGCCTGACCCCGAGGTGGACAGTCCCATGGCCTGGGAAATACTGTGGAGTGACCCCATCAG CATTGATCTGGTGACCCCAGAGACCATGAAAGACATGAAAGAACACCAGGGGTTCACCTTCAACAGCCGTCGCGGCACAGCGCACTTCTTCAGCTGCAACGCTCTCTTCGCCTTCCTGGAGCGTAACGGTCTGTCGCACGTCATCAGGGCTCATGAAGTGCAGGAGGTGGGCTTCCAG GTGCAGCAGCAAGGCAAACTACTTACAGTATTCTCGTCGTCTCGTTATTGTGGCGGTGCTAACGATGCCGCGTGCGTCTTGGCCGATAACTTCAAGTTACGCATGATTCGCATCGATACCACATGA
- the LOC138976040 gene encoding uncharacterized protein, translating to MCVKSGQNMFVVMTVCVVAAGMLFLYSLPLYGPGNPLVLFVGREQRQVTDKPVQRLSYISSTTKRSRFVTISNSELIATNIRELTSSFPKKTCPTSSTTEKANVSTTPGKPFLPCDWNVYKIITRETRLQAVLHCNKTSADIVLREVNAYTTPVTTLTANDTSCLKRVIKDHCSDVSLRVPRVAHYVWFGDNSIPLYSFVSVLSVVRFLRPCLVLFHGDIIPSGIYWHALLQLVPNVIFVQRTRPRHIYGNVINVVEHSADVTRLQILIDYGGVYVDTDQYLLRPVDALLNHSVVIGTEVEGVKCGNGLIFSEPQAPFLKLWLASYVTFNDAKWGEHSTSLPYNMSRVFSHLVTVVDSFFRPNFEHIEPLYLNRSYDWSDLHALHLYYRFYFDYFRNYTRLDEQDNVIGDMTRYILFGSRDSCFEQGTTTS from the exons atgtgtgtgaaaagtGGCCAGAACATGTTTGTGGTGATGACGGTGTGTGTTGTTGCGGCGGGGATGTTGTTTCTGTACAGCCTTCCTTTGTACGGGCCTGGTAACCCCCTCGTCTTGTTCGTGGGCAGGGAGCAGAGACAGGTTACAG ATAAACCGGTACAAAGATTAAGCTACATTTCATCAACAACGAAAAGGAGCCGGTTCGTCACTATCTCCAACAGTGAACTGATTGCAACAAACATTCGTGAATTGACGTCATCGTTTCCCAAAAAAACGTGCCCAACGTCTTCCACAACAGAAAAAGCAAATGTTTCAACTACACCAGGCAAGCCATTCCTACCTTGTGATTGGAACGTATACAAAATTATAACCCGCGAAACCAGACTCCAAGCTGTTTTGCACTGTAACAAAACGTCCGCGGACATTGTATTGAGGGAGGTCAACGCGTACACGACACCGGTGACGACACTGACTGCCAACGACACGTCATGCCTGAAGCGTGTCATCAAAGATCACTGCAGTGACGTCAGCCTACGAGTGCCAAGAGTGGCTCATTACGTGTGGTTCGGTGACAACAGCATACCCCTGTACAGTTTTGTGAGTGTTTTGAGCGTTGTTCGCTTTCTTCGGCCCTGTCTTGTGTTGTTCCACGGTGACATTATTCCCTCTGGAATTTACTGGCACGCGCTTCTGCAGCTCGTGCCCAATGTTATCTTCGTCCAGCGCACACGGCCACGTCATATCTACGGCAACGTCATCAATGTCGTGGAGCACAGCGCTGACGTCACAAGACTCCAGATCCTCATTG acTACGGAGGCGTGTACGTGGACACTGACCAGTACTTGCTTCGCCCTGTAGATGCTCTCCTCAACCACTCTGTGGTCATTGGCACAGAGGTGGAAGGCGTCAAATGCGGCAACGGCCTCATCTTCAGCGAGCCGCAGGCCCCCTTCCTCAAACTATGGCTGGCCAGCTATGTCACTTTCAACGACGCCAAGTGGGGAGAACACTCTACGAGCCTTCCTTACAATATGTCCAGAGTTTTCTCCCATTTGGTTACCGTGGTTGATTCCTTCTTCAGACCGAATTTCGAGCACATAGAGCCGCTGTATTTAAACAGGAGTTATGACTGGAGTGATCTTCATGCGTTGCATCTGTATTATCGGTTTTATTTTGACTATTTTAGGAATTACACGCGATTAGACGAGCAGGACAATGTGATAGGAGACATGACAAGATATATTCTGTTTGGCTCCAGAGACTCGTGTTTTGAACAGGGTACAACTACCAGTTGA